In a genomic window of Niallia taxi:
- a CDS encoding MFS transporter: MATLLLVIIYLAFISLGLPDSLLGAAWPVMQSDLGVPLETAGFLFMMIAGGTIISSLVSGKVLKRFGTSKVTFVSVFMTAVALLGFQFAPSIAWLVLCAIPLGLGAGAVDTGLNDYVATNYKAHHMSWLHCFWGVGATLGPVIMAQFISEGTSWRNGYLTISGIQFALVLILLITLPLWKRVTHNNKAVSDEIMETNAVRHEKNNELKPLQVKGVKLALASFLFYCGVEATMGLWGSSFLVNVKGLSAAAAAQWVSLYYAGITVGRFITGFITFKMTNRALIRSGQLIAAVGAIILFLPLPSIFSLVGFIIIGLGLAPIFPCMLHETPAHFGKKHSQSIMGYQMAVAYTGTTFLPPMLGFISSYFTIGIFPVCILIFAVAMLLSTENLNRLLYKKIIGKDTSLKA, translated from the coding sequence ATGGCAACACTTCTTTTGGTCATTATTTATTTAGCTTTTATCAGTTTAGGTCTTCCGGATTCCTTGTTAGGAGCTGCTTGGCCTGTTATGCAATCTGATCTTGGAGTTCCCCTTGAAACTGCTGGATTTCTTTTTATGATGATTGCAGGCGGCACCATTATTTCAAGTTTAGTAAGCGGTAAGGTACTTAAACGATTTGGGACTAGTAAAGTAACATTTGTGAGCGTCTTCATGACGGCTGTTGCTTTATTAGGTTTTCAATTTGCTCCATCCATTGCTTGGTTAGTACTTTGCGCTATTCCCCTTGGATTAGGAGCTGGTGCCGTTGATACTGGGTTAAATGATTATGTTGCAACAAATTATAAAGCGCATCATATGAGTTGGCTGCACTGTTTCTGGGGAGTGGGAGCAACGCTTGGTCCAGTCATTATGGCACAGTTTATTTCGGAGGGGACTTCATGGAGAAATGGGTATCTCACCATTTCTGGTATTCAATTTGCGTTAGTGCTTATTCTCCTTATTACACTTCCTTTATGGAAGAGAGTAACACATAACAACAAAGCTGTTTCAGATGAAATAATGGAAACAAATGCTGTTCGGCATGAAAAAAATAATGAGCTAAAACCATTGCAAGTGAAAGGGGTAAAGCTTGCGCTTGCATCCTTTTTGTTTTATTGCGGCGTCGAAGCAACGATGGGGCTGTGGGGAAGCAGTTTTTTGGTTAATGTGAAGGGGCTGAGTGCGGCAGCTGCTGCCCAGTGGGTGTCATTATACTATGCCGGAATAACTGTTGGCAGGTTTATCACGGGCTTTATTACCTTCAAAATGACAAATCGTGCTCTCATTCGATCTGGACAATTAATAGCAGCAGTTGGTGCTATTATTCTGTTTTTGCCTTTGCCATCCATTTTCTCGCTTGTAGGATTTATCATTATTGGATTAGGATTGGCACCGATATTTCCGTGTATGCTCCACGAAACACCAGCACATTTCGGGAAAAAACATTCCCAGTCCATTATGGGCTATCAAATGGCGGTTGCTTACACAGGAACTACATTTTTACCGCCAATGCTAGGATTTATTTCATCTTATTTCACGATAGGAATTTTCCCTGTATGCATTTTGATTTTTGCTGTAGCAATGCTGTTAAGCACTGAAAATTTAAATCGCTTACTTTATAAAAAGATTATTGGGAAAGATACTAGTTTAAAAGCTTAA
- a CDS encoding maltose acetyltransferase domain-containing protein, producing MKTEKEKMLAGEMYNPADPLLSEERNKSRQTVRLYNQTLETEGEKRTKILKELLGSTGENIYMEPNIRFDYGGNIYVGENFYANFDCTILDVCEVRIGDNCMLAPGVQIYSATHPLNTTDRNSGREYGKPVTIGNNVWIGGSAIINPGVTIGNNAVIASGAVVVKNVPDNVVVGGNPARIIKHIEG from the coding sequence ATGAAAACGGAAAAAGAAAAAATGTTAGCTGGAGAAATGTATAATCCAGCTGACCCTTTGTTGTCAGAAGAACGTAATAAATCAAGACAAACGGTTAGGCTTTATAACCAAACATTAGAGACAGAAGGCGAAAAGCGTACAAAGATTCTGAAGGAATTACTCGGTTCTACTGGCGAAAACATTTATATGGAGCCGAATATACGATTTGATTATGGGGGTAATATATATGTCGGAGAAAACTTTTATGCAAACTTCGACTGCACTATTTTAGATGTTTGTGAAGTAAGAATTGGAGATAACTGTATGCTTGCACCTGGTGTGCAAATTTATTCAGCGACACATCCATTGAATACTACAGATAGAAATTCCGGCAGAGAATACGGAAAACCAGTCACAATCGGAAACAATGTTTGGATTGGGGGAAGTGCAATCATAAATCCAGGAGTTACAATTGGGAATAATGCTGTGATTGCTTCAGGTGCTGTTGTCGTGAAGAATGTACCAGATAATGTAGTTGTTGGCGGAAACCCAGCTAGAATTATTAAGCATATTGAAGGATAA
- a CDS encoding VOC family protein, whose translation MKIEHVAIWVKDLEIMKEFYETYFNGKANSKYHNQAKGFESYFLAFESGARLEIMRKSGINQAAASEMIGWAHIAISLGSKEAVNEMTERLINDGYRHNNGPRLTGDGYYESVMEDPEGNLIELTV comes from the coding sequence TTGAAGATTGAGCATGTGGCTATTTGGGTCAAGGATTTAGAAATTATGAAAGAGTTTTACGAAACTTATTTTAACGGCAAGGCAAACAGTAAGTATCATAATCAGGCGAAAGGCTTTGAATCTTATTTTCTAGCATTTGAATCAGGTGCAAGATTAGAAATCATGCGAAAGTCAGGTATTAATCAAGCAGCTGCAAGTGAAATGATTGGCTGGGCACATATTGCTATCTCTTTAGGAAGCAAAGAAGCTGTTAACGAAATGACAGAGCGATTAATTAATGATGGTTACCGTCATAATAATGGGCCGCGTCTAACGGGTGATGGCTACTATGAAAGTGTGATGGAAGATCCAGAAGGCAATTTAATTGAGCTGACTGTATAA
- a CDS encoding 2,3-butanediol dehydrogenase, with product MKALRWHNQKDIRLEEIDEPKLNPGQVKMKVKWCGICGSDLHEYLGGPIFIPVDQPHPLTNEVAPVTLGHEFSGEVVEVGEGVNNYKVGDRVVVEPIFATHGHQGAYNLDENMGFLGLAGGGGGLSEYVAVDEELLFKLPDDLSYEQGALVEPAAVALYAVRSSRVKAGDKVAVFGCGPIGLLVIEALKAAGATDIYAVELSPERQAKAAELGAIIINPAEVEDTVAEIARLTDGGVDVSFEVTGVPVVLRQAIQSTGIGGETIIVSIWEKGAEILPNDIVIKERTVKGIIGYRNVFPAVLSLMQKGYFSAEKLVTKKIALDDVIEEGFESLIKEKNQVKILVKSEQ from the coding sequence ATGAAAGCGTTAAGATGGCATAATCAAAAAGATATTCGCTTGGAGGAAATAGACGAGCCGAAATTAAATCCAGGTCAAGTAAAAATGAAAGTGAAATGGTGCGGTATATGCGGCAGTGATTTACATGAATACTTAGGCGGACCGATTTTCATACCAGTTGATCAGCCTCATCCACTTACGAACGAGGTTGCACCTGTAACACTTGGTCATGAATTTTCCGGTGAAGTTGTCGAGGTTGGAGAAGGAGTAAACAATTATAAAGTTGGCGATCGTGTCGTTGTAGAACCGATTTTTGCTACGCACGGACATCAAGGTGCATACAATTTAGATGAAAACATGGGATTCTTAGGACTTGCCGGTGGTGGCGGAGGTCTTAGTGAATATGTTGCTGTCGATGAGGAGCTCCTATTTAAGCTTCCAGATGATTTATCCTATGAGCAAGGTGCATTAGTTGAACCAGCGGCAGTTGCTTTATATGCTGTACGTTCAAGCAGAGTTAAAGCTGGTGACAAAGTTGCTGTATTTGGCTGTGGTCCAATCGGCTTGCTAGTAATCGAAGCACTTAAAGCTGCAGGTGCTACAGATATATATGCTGTTGAGCTATCTCCTGAACGCCAAGCGAAAGCAGCAGAATTAGGAGCAATCATCATTAACCCTGCAGAGGTTGAAGATACAGTTGCTGAAATTGCAAGATTAACAGACGGCGGAGTGGATGTTTCATTTGAAGTTACAGGAGTGCCAGTCGTCTTGCGTCAAGCAATTCAATCTACTGGAATTGGCGGAGAAACAATTATCGTTAGCATCTGGGAAAAAGGCGCTGAAATTTTGCCAAATGACATTGTTATTAAAGAACGAACTGTCAAAGGAATAATTGGCTACCGTAATGTCTTCCCTGCAGTGTTGTCACTAATGCAAAAAGGCTATTTCTCAGCAGAAAAACTAGTAACGAAAAAAATTGCCTTAGACGATGTTATTGAAGAAGGCTTTGAAAGCTTAATCAAAGAAAAGAACCAAGTGAAAATACTTGTTAAATCTGAACAATAA
- a CDS encoding LysR family transcriptional regulator: MNIEQLKYMVEIARTGSLKEAAENLHITLPALSQSIKNLEKELNISIFHRSRRGSVPTEEGHKLVEKANSVLQKLQEFMEEAEAYTNTMNGEMKIATYPGPMEILVDLISDIKREYPNIKASIYENSTEHIIEKVLEGEVDVGFITYTEKEEKKYRNLVFKKLLDGHMVVAVNKNSPLAQNKLITAEMLIDQPIVLYNDVYINEFMKGFSSLPFDILFTTNNVDTIRHTLENNTAINIGFDYAFKTDAGLSRSDKYVVINFASPHYKTYSFGYFYNANNGLSRILREFLKRIHITIIDNEEEAETAKGQKLSYRNSKL, translated from the coding sequence ATGAATATTGAACAATTAAAATATATGGTTGAAATTGCACGAACAGGCTCCTTGAAGGAAGCGGCAGAAAATTTACATATAACATTGCCAGCATTGAGTCAATCGATTAAAAATCTTGAAAAAGAATTAAATATTAGTATTTTTCACAGATCAAGACGAGGATCTGTTCCGACAGAAGAAGGTCACAAGCTAGTAGAAAAGGCAAATTCTGTTTTACAGAAGCTTCAGGAGTTTATGGAGGAAGCAGAAGCCTACACAAATACAATGAATGGTGAAATGAAGATAGCGACATATCCAGGGCCAATGGAAATTCTCGTTGATCTTATTTCAGACATTAAAAGGGAATATCCTAATATTAAAGCATCTATTTATGAAAACAGTACAGAGCATATAATTGAGAAAGTGCTAGAAGGGGAAGTGGATGTTGGCTTTATAACATATACAGAAAAAGAAGAAAAGAAATATCGGAATCTCGTTTTCAAAAAGCTGCTCGATGGCCATATGGTTGTGGCGGTAAACAAAAATTCGCCATTGGCACAGAATAAACTAATAACTGCAGAGATGTTAATTGATCAGCCAATCGTATTATATAATGATGTCTACATTAACGAATTCATGAAAGGCTTCAGCTCACTGCCTTTTGATATTTTATTTACTACAAATAATGTCGATACAATACGGCATACTTTGGAAAACAATACAGCGATAAATATAGGGTTTGACTATGCATTTAAAACAGATGCAGGTTTGTCTAGAAGTGATAAGTATGTAGTCATTAACTTTGCTTCTCCTCATTATAAAACGTATTCCTTCGGATATTTTTATAATGCAAATAATGGTCTATCGAGGATATTACGAGAGTTTTTGAAGCGGATACATATAACGATAATTGATAATGAAGAAGAGGCTGAGACTGCAAAAGGACAAAAATTAAGCTATCGAAATTCTAAACTTTGA
- the alsR gene encoding acetoin biosynthesis transcriptional regulator AlsR, with the protein MELRHLQYFKTVAEELHFGRAASKLNMTQPPLSQQIKQLEEELGFPLFHRSSRAVELTTAGNVFLGQITSVLNQLDRAVDTARHTARGELGKIVVGFVGTATYEILPPAIKEFRAIFPSIEIELRQLSAPNQLTALLNGDIDVGFSHPPVTNCELISRSLKTSECVFAIPKNHHLADKPAISMSDIKNEPIISLSKEAWPSLYEDFIQLCNKNGFHPNIVQESTEYQMVIGLVTAGIGIAVVPDSAKRLFNLDVLYKKFAQEQLTAEWILSYKRENHNPALFHLVHHVLERTDLF; encoded by the coding sequence ATGGAGCTTAGACACTTGCAGTATTTTAAAACAGTGGCAGAGGAGCTTCATTTCGGAAGGGCAGCTTCAAAACTTAATATGACACAGCCACCTCTCAGCCAGCAAATAAAGCAATTGGAGGAAGAACTGGGTTTTCCCCTCTTTCATCGTTCCAGTCGGGCTGTGGAATTAACAACTGCCGGAAACGTTTTTTTAGGACAAATAACTTCTGTATTAAATCAATTAGACAGAGCCGTTGATACAGCGCGCCATACCGCAAGAGGTGAACTTGGAAAGATTGTAGTCGGGTTTGTCGGTACAGCAACATATGAGATTTTGCCGCCAGCCATAAAGGAATTTAGAGCTATTTTTCCGTCGATTGAGATTGAATTACGCCAATTATCTGCCCCAAATCAGCTAACCGCGTTATTAAATGGCGATATTGATGTAGGTTTTTCACATCCTCCTGTTACTAACTGTGAACTCATCAGCAGAAGTCTTAAAACTAGTGAATGTGTTTTTGCCATCCCCAAAAATCATCACTTGGCAGATAAACCTGCCATTTCCATGTCTGATATTAAAAATGAGCCAATCATTTCCTTGTCAAAAGAGGCATGGCCCTCTCTGTATGAGGACTTTATCCAACTATGTAATAAAAATGGCTTCCATCCGAATATCGTGCAGGAATCAACTGAATATCAAATGGTCATTGGATTAGTCACCGCAGGCATCGGGATTGCCGTTGTACCTGATTCAGCTAAACGCCTGTTTAATTTAGATGTACTATACAAAAAATTCGCACAAGAACAATTAACAGCAGAATGGATTCTTTCCTACAAAAGAGAAAATCATAATCCAGCCCTGTTTCATTTAGTCCATCATGTGTTAGAGCGCACAGACTTATTTTAA
- the alsS gene encoding acetolactate synthase AlsS, protein MNLQDQTNITRRGAELIVDTLIAQGVTHVFAIPGAKIDAVFDVLQDRGPELILCRHEQNAAFMAAAVGRLTGNPGVCLVTSGPGASNLATGLLTANTEGDPVVAIAGNVIRADRLKRTHQSLDNAALFKPVTKYSVEVQDVKNIPEALTNAFRAAKSGQAGAAFISFPQDVVTEETSVQAIAALPAPTLGAAADSSIRSAVAKIHNANLPIAIVGMKGSRPKAVKSIRKFLHTLGIPFVETYQGAGTLSRELEAQYYGRIGLFANQPGDLLIEQADLIITIGFDPIEYDPKFWNVNNNPNIIHVDEIQADADHFYQPCLELIGDISATVAELDFFSVPAKISGEKNEFLARLRDLHEEMESPKPIQKQGLSHPLQVINALRSQIADDVIVTCDIGSHGIWMSRHFRSYEPNTLLISNGMQTLGVALPWAIGAAILHQDKKIVSVSGDGGFLFSAMELETAVRMKANIVHLVWNDSKYDMVSFQQIMKYNRDSCVEFGPIDIVKYAESFGATGLRVNSPQELSKVLEKGLQQEGPVIIDIPIDYSENIDLANQKWPDYFKQQAVERELWHS, encoded by the coding sequence ATGAATCTTCAGGACCAAACAAATATCACAAGACGAGGAGCAGAACTAATTGTTGACACACTGATTGCTCAAGGTGTCACACATGTTTTTGCTATACCAGGTGCAAAAATAGATGCTGTTTTTGATGTGCTTCAAGACAGAGGACCAGAGCTAATTCTTTGCAGACATGAACAAAATGCAGCATTTATGGCAGCAGCAGTTGGAAGACTGACAGGAAATCCTGGAGTATGCTTGGTAACCTCAGGACCTGGAGCTTCAAATCTAGCAACAGGCTTATTGACGGCTAATACAGAAGGAGATCCAGTTGTGGCGATTGCAGGTAATGTCATTCGAGCTGACAGATTGAAACGCACACATCAATCACTGGATAATGCTGCATTATTTAAACCAGTAACAAAATACAGTGTGGAAGTACAGGATGTCAAGAATATCCCTGAAGCATTAACAAATGCCTTTCGTGCAGCTAAATCAGGCCAGGCAGGCGCAGCATTTATCAGCTTTCCTCAAGATGTCGTCACAGAAGAAACATCTGTCCAAGCAATAGCAGCACTGCCAGCACCAACACTTGGTGCTGCAGCAGATAGCAGCATCCGTTCTGCCGTCGCAAAAATTCACAACGCCAATCTTCCTATTGCCATAGTAGGAATGAAAGGAAGTAGGCCAAAAGCAGTAAAATCAATCCGGAAATTTCTCCATACATTAGGAATCCCCTTTGTAGAGACATATCAAGGAGCAGGCACTCTTTCAAGAGAGCTCGAAGCTCAATATTATGGACGTATCGGGCTTTTTGCCAACCAGCCAGGTGATCTTCTCATTGAACAGGCAGATCTCATTATTACTATCGGCTTTGATCCAATTGAATATGATCCAAAGTTTTGGAATGTAAATAATAATCCGAATATTATTCATGTTGATGAAATTCAAGCAGATGCTGACCATTTTTATCAGCCCTGCCTTGAATTGATCGGTGACATTTCTGCAACAGTTGCCGAATTAGACTTTTTCTCTGTTCCGGCAAAAATAAGTGGAGAGAAAAATGAATTTCTTGCCAGACTTAGAGATCTTCATGAAGAAATGGAATCACCAAAGCCAATTCAAAAGCAAGGTCTGTCCCATCCATTACAGGTAATCAATGCGTTAAGAAGCCAAATTGCAGATGATGTGATTGTTACATGTGATATTGGCTCTCACGGGATTTGGATGTCACGTCACTTTCGCTCCTATGAACCAAATACACTGCTGATTTCAAATGGAATGCAGACACTTGGAGTTGCTCTTCCTTGGGCAATTGGTGCAGCTATATTGCACCAAGACAAAAAAATCGTTTCTGTATCTGGTGACGGGGGCTTTCTGTTCTCTGCGATGGAGCTTGAAACGGCTGTTAGGATGAAGGCTAACATCGTTCATTTAGTTTGGAATGACAGCAAATATGATATGGTATCCTTCCAGCAGATAATGAAATATAACCGAGATTCCTGTGTCGAATTCGGACCAATAGATATCGTTAAATACGCAGAAAGTTTTGGTGCAACAGGACTTAGGGTAAACTCTCCACAAGAGCTGTCAAAGGTTCTTGAAAAGGGTCTGCAGCAGGAAGGACCTGTCATCATTGACATCCCAATTGACTATAGCGAAAATATCGATTTGGCAAATCAAAAATGGCCGGATTATTTCAAACAGCAAGCAGTTGAAAGAGAGCTTTGGCATTCATAA
- the budA gene encoding acetolactate decarboxylase, producing MVKTLHADIIENNEDQKQEVYQVSTMTALLDGVYDGDFSLGEIHEHGDFGIGTFNKLDGELIGFDGEFYRLRSDGTATPVKEEDKSPFCSITFFETEITHRVNRQLTLEELEQELDKLLPSKNVFYAIRMDGVFKKVQTRTVEVQEKPYVPMIEAVKTQPIFDFENIEGTIAGFRTPQYAHGIAVAGYHLHFIDKNRSTGGHVFDYTVENATIRISKKQYLNLRLPETEEFFKADIDRADLASDIAEAEGSPEKR from the coding sequence ATGGTTAAAACTTTACATGCTGACATAATAGAGAACAACGAAGACCAGAAGCAGGAGGTTTATCAGGTTTCGACAATGACGGCGCTTCTGGATGGTGTTTACGACGGAGACTTTTCATTAGGTGAAATTCATGAACATGGGGACTTTGGTATTGGTACCTTTAATAAACTCGATGGTGAATTAATCGGGTTTGATGGTGAGTTCTACCGACTCCGCTCAGATGGAACAGCAACACCAGTTAAGGAAGAGGATAAATCACCATTTTGCTCGATTACATTTTTTGAAACAGAGATTACACACCGTGTAAACCGCCAATTAACATTAGAAGAACTGGAGCAGGAATTAGACAAACTTCTCCCTAGTAAAAATGTTTTTTATGCGATTAGAATGGATGGTGTCTTTAAAAAGGTTCAAACGAGAACAGTTGAGGTACAGGAAAAGCCATATGTGCCGATGATTGAAGCGGTAAAAACACAGCCGATCTTTGACTTTGAAAACATCGAGGGAACGATTGCTGGCTTTCGCACTCCACAATATGCCCATGGAATCGCAGTTGCTGGATATCATTTGCATTTTATTGATAAAAATAGAAGTACCGGCGGTCATGTTTTTGACTATACGGTGGAGAATGCTACAATCCGCATTTCTAAAAAGCAGTACTTGAATTTAAGACTGCCTGAAACAGAAGAATTTTTCAAAGCTGATATAGATCGTGCTGATTTAGCCAGTGATATAGCTGAAGCAGAAGGAAGCCCTGAAAAAAGATAA
- a CDS encoding NAD(P)/FAD-dependent oxidoreductase has product MVLDCVIIGGGPAGLNAALVLGRAKKNIILFDDNKPRNAVTHESHGFITRDKIKPAEFKRYALKDLKEYPNIIIKNQRVFDIKTENDRFLILTKDGNTFEARKVILATGLTDILPAIKGIHEFYGASLFSCPFCDGWELKDRPLVVIAENERAFHMTKMIRNWSKDVVLCTNGQKVLSSEQRELFADKDIEVIEEEIEYLQGVDGKLRKIIFKSGREVAREGGFVTSGLQQASPLAQQLGCSLNSMGGIDTDNSGRTTIAGVYACGDNSIIAPAQLIIAAAEGSRAAMAVVGDLVNEDF; this is encoded by the coding sequence ATGGTATTAGATTGCGTAATTATTGGTGGAGGCCCAGCAGGACTTAATGCAGCACTTGTGCTTGGAAGAGCAAAAAAGAATATCATACTTTTTGATGATAATAAACCAAGAAACGCTGTTACTCACGAATCTCACGGGTTTATTACGAGAGATAAAATTAAACCGGCTGAATTTAAAAGATATGCTTTAAAGGATTTAAAGGAGTATCCTAATATAATCATCAAAAATCAAAGAGTGTTTGATATAAAGACAGAAAATGATCGTTTTCTGATTTTAACGAAGGATGGCAATACGTTTGAGGCAAGAAAGGTCATTTTAGCTACTGGCCTTACAGATATTCTTCCTGCTATTAAAGGAATCCATGAATTTTATGGAGCAAGTCTGTTTAGCTGTCCGTTTTGTGATGGATGGGAATTAAAGGACCGTCCATTAGTCGTCATTGCAGAAAATGAGCGAGCATTTCATATGACAAAAATGATTAGAAATTGGAGTAAAGATGTTGTTCTGTGTACAAATGGACAAAAGGTTTTGTCAAGTGAGCAAAGAGAGCTTTTTGCAGATAAGGACATCGAAGTGATTGAAGAAGAAATAGAATATCTGCAGGGAGTGGACGGCAAATTGCGGAAAATTATCTTTAAGAGTGGAAGAGAAGTAGCAAGAGAAGGCGGCTTTGTCACCTCAGGTTTGCAACAGGCATCTCCATTAGCACAACAATTAGGCTGCAGTCTGAATAGTATGGGAGGAATTGACACAGATAATTCTGGTCGAACGACCATTGCAGGAGTTTATGCATGTGGAGATAATTCCATTATTGCCCCTGCTCAATTGATTATTGCAGCTGCAGAAGGAAGTAGAGCTGCGATGGCTGTTGTAGGAGATTTAGTGAATGAGGACTTTTAA